From one Desulfobacterales bacterium genomic stretch:
- the pglX gene encoding BREX-1 system adenine-specific DNA-methyltransferase PglX produces the protein MKLSDHVNKLRNLIEGAFDKRFARLGIGKTKKIDPEKLSAALKPKRQRFECMLENHVGETGGYDSAREKLIDELTFTLFNRIAAIKVMEAASLFPPIITKQPEHGDRSFGHKVWLEIRPDMRSEELEGIREYIKHAFNELGKSLPLYGKSYPYALLPDVISLNEIIDAFNDVEKDPQVGADIWQSDDVLGWLYESYNNAKKQAFKASKAKTEYDKVSLQSQVYTPRWVVQFLVDNSLGKLYLEMYPDSEIKHRYKIANAPKIQERKPEPLHEIRLIDPACGSGNFLLYAFDLFYELYLDQIENYGADYDEDDIPGLIIGNNLHGIDLDDRAIQLAQLGLYIKARKKRRSIGRLTFKVVSSDFFLPDYEEVRHIFEEGNNLDRNQKRLITDIWSDLQYAYKFGSLIRLDEKLKSKLRILIEQREPEQQTLFSDKELRIVPKPAQLDLFTGFSDIEKEQKFIETFFKNLKTAVEQYARSGGNNFLASKTRDAITFLELLTTEYDVATANPPYTDSSDFGPKLKIFIEDNYKKPYKFHTNLYATFIKRCYEFTGEDGKIAMIHPHTFMFIKSFEGVRKFMIEKTHIDAMVDFGLDRVNLFGPGLLLDATFYVLSKLNSEQDGSYFNLTTNLQEKYKKGKFLEALDDFVSGKENERVYTLPQSKLKIIKSWPFIYWISDEFREKFGEKGFGEYVNAGGGLTSANNDRFLRFWWEVSMDTISKVVDDAKKWKLYVKGGPFNKWYGNVWTIVNWGNNGHEIRTFCDIDGKRRATLRCEKFYFKEGMTYAKSGSKGASFRYMPSNTIIDSGSPGIYVGEYTNLNYGIAFLNSTLTVYILGCLNPTVSTQVGDVERVPFVIPPENIENIVAELANACINVKKYLCTFFIIEPIYSGSAIEYFSRPDLKIRLKSFINYENQLLTQVLINEAIINEKIFEVYGLTEHDKAMVLAKEGESIGGLPVSVDAREAYLAEEDATKEFPLDTIRNFIESLPVKEFTAEERESIESEFPSLYQSNNDLEEFCIRHQVNPINVWYWFKQSNVIPKQRMHTLAMEFLADMIREILMEDDDGIIPLVPNAGEKVLLDRIEEKFREKGFTMAQYSSFDNVMGRPLNEYVNKYFFAELSDHLNLFMYLPKTPFIWHLSSGPEQGFDCYIIIYKWSRDKLMRLRSVYIEHRERALINRQSDLAGNESADAQNEKDRIFRQLKELEAFKVKIDELLAEGYDPILDDGVGKNIAPLQKKKMIPYEVLNAGQLKKYLNADW, from the coding sequence ATGAAGCTGTCAGATCATGTCAATAAACTGCGCAACCTCATCGAGGGCGCTTTTGATAAACGCTTTGCCCGGCTGGGCATCGGCAAAACAAAAAAGATCGATCCGGAAAAACTGTCTGCAGCACTCAAACCGAAGCGACAAAGGTTTGAGTGCATGTTGGAAAATCATGTGGGTGAGACCGGCGGGTACGATAGTGCCCGGGAAAAGCTTATTGATGAGCTGACCTTTACGCTTTTTAACCGCATTGCGGCGATCAAGGTGATGGAAGCGGCCAGTCTCTTTCCGCCGATCATCACCAAACAGCCGGAGCATGGCGACCGCTCCTTCGGGCACAAAGTCTGGCTGGAAATACGTCCCGATATGCGCAGCGAGGAACTGGAAGGCATCCGTGAATACATTAAACATGCGTTTAATGAGCTGGGCAAAAGCCTTCCGCTCTACGGTAAAAGCTATCCTTATGCACTGTTGCCGGATGTCATCAGTCTCAATGAAATCATCGATGCCTTCAATGATGTGGAAAAAGACCCTCAGGTGGGCGCGGATATCTGGCAGAGCGATGACGTTCTGGGCTGGCTCTATGAGAGCTACAACAACGCAAAGAAGCAAGCCTTCAAAGCCAGCAAGGCAAAAACCGAATACGATAAGGTTTCCCTGCAGTCCCAGGTCTATACCCCGCGCTGGGTGGTGCAGTTTCTGGTGGACAACTCGCTGGGCAAACTCTATCTGGAAATGTACCCGGATTCGGAAATAAAGCACCGATACAAAATTGCCAATGCGCCCAAGATACAGGAACGAAAACCTGAGCCCCTGCATGAAATCAGGCTCATCGACCCTGCCTGCGGTTCGGGAAATTTTCTGCTTTATGCCTTTGATTTATTTTATGAACTGTATCTGGATCAGATCGAAAACTACGGAGCGGATTATGACGAAGATGATATCCCCGGGCTTATCATTGGAAATAACCTGCACGGAATTGATCTGGACGACCGCGCCATACAGCTGGCTCAGCTCGGGCTGTATATCAAAGCAAGAAAGAAACGGCGCTCGATTGGGCGTTTGACGTTCAAGGTGGTTTCGTCTGATTTTTTTCTGCCGGATTATGAGGAAGTGCGCCATATTTTTGAGGAAGGAAATAACCTCGATCGGAACCAGAAACGGCTGATCACCGATATCTGGAGTGATTTACAGTATGCCTATAAATTCGGTTCATTGATTCGTCTGGATGAGAAATTAAAATCGAAACTGAGAATTCTCATTGAGCAAAGAGAGCCGGAACAACAGACACTTTTTTCCGATAAAGAATTAAGGATTGTGCCAAAGCCGGCACAGCTGGATTTATTTACCGGATTTTCTGATATTGAAAAAGAACAAAAATTTATTGAAACCTTCTTCAAAAATCTGAAAACCGCAGTGGAACAGTATGCCCGCTCAGGCGGCAATAACTTTCTTGCCAGCAAAACCCGGGACGCCATCACCTTTCTGGAACTGCTCACCACGGAATACGATGTGGCAACGGCCAATCCGCCTTATACCGACAGTTCCGACTTTGGACCAAAGCTGAAAATTTTTATCGAGGATAACTATAAAAAACCGTATAAATTTCATACCAATCTTTACGCTACCTTCATCAAGCGATGTTACGAGTTTACCGGTGAAGACGGCAAAATTGCCATGATTCATCCGCATACCTTTATGTTTATTAAATCATTTGAAGGTGTGCGTAAATTCATGATTGAAAAAACGCATATTGATGCAATGGTAGATTTCGGCCTTGATCGTGTAAATTTATTTGGGCCGGGCCTTCTTCTTGATGCAACTTTTTATGTGTTGAGTAAATTAAATAGCGAACAAGACGGTTCTTATTTTAATCTGACTACAAATCTGCAGGAGAAATACAAAAAAGGTAAGTTCCTTGAGGCCTTGGATGATTTCGTTTCGGGTAAAGAAAACGAACGGGTTTATACGCTTCCACAATCCAAACTGAAAATTATCAAATCCTGGCCCTTTATTTATTGGATCTCCGATGAGTTTCGGGAGAAGTTTGGGGAGAAAGGATTTGGTGAATATGTTAATGCAGGAGGTGGACTGACATCAGCCAATAACGATCGTTTTCTCCGGTTTTGGTGGGAAGTTTCCATGGATACTATTTCAAAGGTAGTTGATGACGCAAAAAAGTGGAAACTCTATGTTAAAGGAGGTCCGTTTAATAAATGGTATGGAAATGTTTGGACAATAGTCAACTGGGGTAACAACGGTCATGAGATACGCACGTTTTGTGATATAGATGGCAAGCGTCGCGCAACATTAAGATGCGAGAAATTTTATTTCAAAGAAGGAATGACTTACGCCAAGTCTGGGTCAAAAGGTGCTTCATTTCGGTATATGCCGTCCAATACCATTATAGATAGCGGGAGCCCTGGTATTTATGTCGGTGAATATACGAATTTAAATTATGGAATAGCATTTTTAAACTCAACGCTTACAGTTTACATATTGGGTTGTTTAAATCCTACTGTTTCAACCCAGGTTGGCGATGTTGAGAGAGTCCCTTTTGTTATTCCTCCGGAAAATATTGAAAATATTGTAGCTGAATTGGCTAATGCATGCATAAACGTAAAAAAATATTTATGTACCTTCTTTATAATTGAACCCATCTATTCTGGATCAGCAATTGAATATTTTTCGAGACCAGATTTAAAGATACGACTAAAATCCTTCATTAACTACGAAAACCAACTTCTCACCCAGGTCCTCATTAACGAAGCAATCATCAACGAAAAGATCTTCGAGGTCTACGGTCTGACTGAGCATGACAAGGCCATGGTACTGGCCAAGGAGGGTGAAAGTATCGGTGGCCTGCCGGTTAGTGTCGATGCGCGGGAGGCGTATCTGGCTGAAGAAGACGCCACAAAGGAGTTCCCGCTGGACACTATCCGGAATTTTATTGAATCCCTACCGGTAAAGGAATTTACGGCTGAAGAACGGGAATCTATTGAGAGCGAGTTTCCGTCACTTTATCAGAGCAACAACGATCTGGAGGAGTTCTGCATCCGTCATCAGGTCAATCCCATCAATGTCTGGTACTGGTTCAAACAAAGCAATGTGATCCCAAAACAGCGGATGCATACGCTGGCCATGGAGTTTCTGGCCGACATGATTCGTGAGATTCTTATGGAAGATGATGACGGCATCATCCCACTGGTTCCCAATGCCGGCGAAAAAGTTCTGCTCGACCGCATCGAAGAAAAGTTCCGGGAAAAGGGCTTTACTATGGCGCAATACTCCAGCTTCGATAATGTGATGGGACGGCCGTTGAACGAGTATGTAAACAAATATTTCTTTGCGGAACTTTCCGACCACCTTAACCTGTTTATGTATCTGCCCAAGACGCCATTTATCTGGCATCTCTCCAGTGGCCCGGAGCAGGGGTTTGACTGCTACATTATTATCTACAAATGGAGCCGCGACAAGCTGATGCGTCTGCGGTCGGTCTATATTGAGCATCGGGAACGGGCGTTGATTAATCGGCAGAGCGATCTTGCCGGCAATGAAAGTGCCGATGCTCAGAATGAGAAGGACCGGATTTTCAGGCAACTCAAGGAGCTTGAAGCCTTCAAGGTGAAAATCGATGAACTGCTGGCGGAAGGATATGATCCGATCCTTGACGACGGCGTTGGCAAAAACATCGCCCCTTTGCAGAAAAAGAAGATGATCCCTTACGAGGTGCTTAATGCTGGGCAGTTGAAAAAGTATTTGAATGCTGATTGGTGA
- the brxC gene encoding BREX system P-loop protein BrxC yields MSKINEILTLDLQEDIKNVIDLEDQSELEIQQEIESYIVTEGIGRHLYNFTNQFTSNIKETGVWLSGFYGSGKSYFGKMLGYTISNPVINGTPARERFIPRLKGVSDESLIENAIRNLESINSRVVFLDVAKQNTDRGLAFTLFFNLLKHLGFREDIYGYMEFDLYIDGKYDNFKNVVRELEGKEWDELKASNRLVAKIMRDVFASMGYSEADYNDTYKVYSSAINDFSASKFKTELEKYLKFKSDETLVFIFDEASEAISQKKFTLLDLEGISEALSSINSKVWTIAIAQEKLDDVINNANVNRSQLTKVTDRFKTKIHLESTEVDIIIRSRLLQKKDTYFKQLLDYYKKNEGLVSDATNLKSSYPTKTTSAEEFAIYYPFHKYQFDILQKFLFSSNALVATQIAARGMIITIFDVLRKQMRDQDLFAFTPGHAICTEAQTAPPVGLVNKYDTARKILNENKSEVDGEKLLKTIHLLADSAVVSPTAENITKSYITDIKKYYDIKPNIEKVLHLLVEAKVLLLSKNNYKITSDLEGKLLEEMKEFDVELFSKKRLLINYVKTYKLLTPVATFNNGSDTFKFSVLSDQDDELCSPGSKQLKLIVYSLFNISENRQDFVEQIKLETQSDKDLITLIPDNREFSQIDKLIGEIRRYAYMEEKYSNESDPSKRQIIRDFSTIREEKEKDLRIKIENAYRTSTLIYMFDEYLLNSDTYKGTINEIQRKLIKNIYTKRLAAQLSEGLAPKIFSNRKENLSRLFSGDDFCFFDTHGNFTGDHLKVVEEINARIKSRYVDGRSLESDVSGPPWGYAFGTIVSTLAALFRAGRLAVKYNGETWFSHDQKAVHEAFINATKFKSASFKSITATLTADQKNRAVQLLMDLDIENHTGRKVDWNINDFDLADEISVKATHFIEALKALNNTVDHFESLFPNVVAQKATLQEYAGKVTENNYIEKVEHLLATGDTFRSTIQTIIKTQKFIKKNLPKAKEFKCFIEDVVAELKKSDRSDDSIQDAYDEFLRLYKQDMVKNFAQLLQQAQVVKDTYFRLIKTAASGMTYEYQLLQGKVDGAVRNLKQNYPAEFNAQNLKNLEVLKRYCSSRILGEPNLEFSITCKSCGYSLSDILNYTALAPAKDNELLIIQSSFLAEAPPQLETIADPLDKQATPKRPRKIKMIVPCKIMTVKEYKTLLTEQLTALAAARPSEEIELDIEVE; encoded by the coding sequence ATGTCTAAGATTAATGAAATTTTAACTCTGGATCTTCAGGAAGACATTAAGAATGTCATTGACCTTGAAGATCAATCAGAATTGGAAATTCAGCAGGAAATTGAGTCATATATTGTAACTGAAGGTATTGGCCGTCATCTCTACAATTTTACCAACCAGTTCACTTCAAATATTAAAGAAACCGGGGTCTGGCTTTCCGGGTTTTATGGTTCCGGTAAATCCTATTTTGGTAAAATGCTCGGTTACACCATATCCAACCCCGTAATTAACGGGACTCCGGCACGAGAACGCTTTATCCCTCGGCTTAAAGGTGTTTCAGATGAAAGCCTTATTGAAAATGCCATCCGTAATTTGGAATCCATAAACAGCCGGGTTGTTTTTCTGGATGTGGCCAAACAAAATACAGATCGTGGACTGGCGTTCACTCTGTTTTTCAATTTGCTAAAACATCTCGGATTCAGGGAGGATATCTATGGATACATGGAATTTGACCTCTATATCGATGGGAAATATGATAATTTTAAAAATGTTGTTAGAGAGCTGGAAGGTAAGGAGTGGGACGAGCTGAAAGCAAGCAACAGACTGGTTGCCAAAATTATGCGAGATGTCTTTGCTTCGATGGGTTACAGCGAGGCAGACTATAACGACACCTACAAGGTATACAGTTCAGCGATCAATGATTTTTCTGCCAGCAAGTTCAAAACGGAACTGGAAAAATACTTAAAGTTCAAGTCGGATGAGACACTGGTCTTTATTTTCGATGAAGCAAGTGAGGCGATCAGTCAGAAGAAATTTACGCTTCTGGATCTGGAGGGTATCAGCGAAGCGTTATCCAGCATAAACAGTAAGGTCTGGACGATTGCTATTGCGCAGGAAAAACTGGATGATGTGATTAATAACGCGAACGTGAATCGCAGCCAGCTCACCAAAGTCACCGACCGCTTTAAAACAAAAATACATCTCGAATCCACTGAAGTCGATATCATTATCCGGAGTCGTTTACTTCAGAAAAAAGATACTTATTTCAAACAGTTGCTGGACTATTATAAAAAGAACGAAGGCCTTGTTTCTGATGCAACGAATCTGAAATCTTCTTACCCGACAAAAACCACATCCGCTGAGGAATTTGCGATCTATTACCCTTTTCATAAGTATCAGTTCGATATCTTGCAGAAGTTTCTCTTCAGCTCAAATGCGCTGGTAGCAACACAAATTGCTGCCCGCGGTATGATTATCACGATTTTTGACGTTCTCAGAAAGCAGATGCGGGATCAGGATTTGTTTGCCTTTACTCCGGGTCATGCCATCTGTACCGAAGCCCAGACCGCACCGCCTGTTGGTCTCGTTAATAAATATGATACGGCCCGTAAAATCCTTAATGAGAATAAATCAGAAGTTGATGGCGAAAAACTGCTGAAAACAATTCATCTGCTGGCCGACTCTGCAGTTGTATCACCAACAGCTGAAAATATTACAAAAAGCTACATTACAGATATAAAAAAATACTACGATATCAAGCCGAATATCGAAAAAGTCCTTCATTTGCTGGTCGAAGCTAAAGTGCTTCTGCTTTCTAAAAATAATTACAAAATCACATCAGACCTTGAGGGTAAACTTCTGGAGGAAATGAAAGAATTTGATGTGGAGTTGTTCAGTAAAAAGCGTTTACTGATCAACTACGTCAAGACATATAAGCTCCTTACACCGGTTGCCACTTTCAATAATGGTTCGGATACTTTTAAATTCAGTGTGCTGTCTGACCAGGATGACGAGCTGTGCAGTCCTGGAAGTAAACAATTGAAACTGATAGTCTACAGCCTTTTTAATATCAGTGAAAACAGGCAGGACTTTGTTGAGCAGATCAAGCTGGAGACACAATCTGATAAAGACCTGATTACCCTGATCCCGGACAACAGAGAATTTTCTCAGATTGACAAGCTGATTGGAGAAATACGCCGTTACGCCTACATGGAAGAGAAATATTCCAACGAATCCGATCCTTCCAAACGGCAGATTATACGGGATTTTTCGACCATTCGTGAAGAAAAGGAAAAGGATCTGCGGATTAAAATTGAGAATGCCTACAGGACTTCCACGCTGATTTATATGTTTGACGAATACCTGCTCAATTCCGATACCTATAAAGGAACCATCAACGAGATTCAGCGTAAGCTCATTAAAAACATCTACACCAAAAGACTTGCGGCCCAACTTTCGGAAGGATTGGCACCTAAAATTTTCAGTAACCGAAAAGAGAATCTCAGCAGACTTTTTTCCGGGGATGACTTTTGTTTTTTTGATACTCACGGGAATTTTACCGGGGACCACCTGAAGGTGGTTGAGGAAATCAACGCCAGGATAAAGTCCCGCTATGTGGATGGACGATCCCTGGAGTCAGACGTGTCCGGCCCGCCATGGGGCTATGCCTTCGGAACCATTGTTTCTACTCTGGCAGCGTTGTTCCGGGCTGGACGACTCGCTGTTAAATACAATGGGGAGACGTGGTTTTCCCATGATCAGAAAGCCGTTCATGAGGCCTTTATCAATGCAACAAAGTTTAAATCAGCATCTTTTAAGTCCATTACAGCAACCCTGACTGCAGACCAAAAGAATCGGGCCGTTCAGTTGTTGATGGATCTTGACATCGAAAACCATACCGGCCGAAAAGTTGACTGGAATATCAATGATTTTGATCTCGCAGATGAAATCAGTGTCAAGGCAACGCACTTCATTGAAGCACTGAAGGCACTTAATAATACTGTCGATCATTTCGAATCCCTTTTCCCCAACGTGGTCGCGCAAAAAGCCACCTTGCAGGAATATGCCGGCAAGGTGACAGAGAACAATTACATTGAAAAGGTGGAACACCTTCTGGCTACCGGCGATACATTCAGATCGACCATACAGACCATTATTAAGACCCAGAAATTTATCAAGAAAAACTTACCTAAAGCGAAAGAATTTAAATGTTTTATTGAAGATGTGGTCGCTGAGTTGAAAAAGTCGGATCGTTCTGATGATAGCATTCAGGATGCTTATGACGAATTTCTGAGGCTTTACAAACAGGATATGGTGAAAAACTTTGCTCAGCTTCTGCAGCAGGCGCAGGTGGTCAAAGATACTTATTTTAGATTGATTAAAACTGCCGCATCCGGAATGACGTACGAATATCAATTGCTCCAGGGAAAGGTGGATGGTGCTGTACGCAATCTGAAGCAGAATTATCCGGCCGAATTTAACGCTCAAAATCTGAAAAATCTGGAAGTGTTGAAACGATATTGTTCAAGCAGAATCCTTGGAGAACCGAATCTGGAATTTTCCATTACCTGCAAAAGTTGTGGTTACTCGCTTTCGGATATCCTGAATTATACTGCCCTGGCCCCAGCAAAGGATAATGAGTTGTTAATAATACAGAGCAGCTTTCTCGCCGAAGCACCACCACAGCTTGAAACTATTGCAGACCCACTGGATAAACAGGCAACGCCAAAGCGGCCACGCAAGATTAAGATGATCGTACCGTGCAAAATCATGACGGTTAAGGAATATAAGACCCTGTTGACTGAACAGCTAACCGCATTGGCGGCTGCACGGCCTTCTGAAGAAATTGAACTGGATATCGAGGTTGAATAA
- a CDS encoding DUF1819 family protein, which produces MLESHNTIEPGSYDTTINVIGGLRDCSVIYKAIDSYFSKDDSIRDLVSGRNEFNLRTERSRKRVERAVKRAFFQFKNQGHRELIRSLFQSNVSLPERELILFWQFALNNRLFREISSRIFIKVYSSGRASISKDDVTAYLKEFLNQNKQLNLNWSESTINTLSTKYLNLMTKLNFLEGVRKKSFRHIKTSAESLVLFIYFARLHDPQSSNILINEMLPLSFVVPEDIQERLKKLSLKGFFDMNFNGVALNIELTHSYKGICDVLYHRP; this is translated from the coding sequence ATGTTAGAATCACATAACACAATTGAACCTGGTAGTTACGATACCACGATAAATGTGATTGGTGGGCTGAGGGATTGTAGTGTCATTTATAAGGCAATTGATTCGTATTTCAGTAAAGATGACTCTATCAGAGATTTGGTGTCAGGCAGGAACGAATTTAATCTGAGAACTGAACGAAGCAGAAAACGGGTTGAAAGAGCGGTAAAACGGGCATTTTTTCAATTCAAAAACCAGGGGCACAGGGAGCTGATCCGGAGCCTTTTTCAAAGTAATGTTTCTCTGCCGGAAAGAGAGCTGATCCTGTTTTGGCAATTTGCTCTGAACAATCGACTGTTTCGAGAAATTTCTTCCCGGATTTTCATCAAGGTATATTCTTCCGGAAGAGCCAGCATATCAAAAGACGATGTCACTGCGTATCTAAAAGAATTTTTAAATCAGAACAAGCAGCTGAATCTTAATTGGTCTGAAAGTACAATAAATACCCTATCAACCAAATACCTTAACCTGATGACCAAACTGAATTTTCTTGAAGGCGTGCGAAAAAAGTCTTTCAGGCACATTAAAACGTCGGCAGAATCATTGGTATTATTTATCTATTTTGCCAGGCTGCACGATCCTCAAAGCAGTAACATTTTAATAAATGAGATGCTGCCGCTTTCGTTTGTTGTACCTGAAGATATCCAGGAGCGACTCAAAAAACTTTCGTTGAAAGGCTTTTTTGATATGAATTTCAACGGGGTCGCTTTGAACATCGAATTAACCCACAGCTATAAAGGGATTTGCGATGTCTTATATCACAGACCATAA
- a CDS encoding helix-turn-helix domain-containing protein — translation MEDRWLTVDDICKYLNVSNETIYKWIGHRGMPGHRVGRRWMFKQDEVDQWVRSGGAADKSGKDVE, via the coding sequence ATGGAAGACAGATGGCTGACGGTCGATGACATCTGTAAATATCTGAATGTAAGCAATGAAACAATCTATAAATGGATCGGGCATCGCGGTATGCCCGGCCATCGTGTCGGTCGTCGCTGGATGTTCAAACAGGACGAAGTGGATCAATGGGTTCGCTCTGGTGGGGCGGCTGATAAATCGGGTAAGGATGTCGAATAA